From Mauremys mutica isolate MM-2020 ecotype Southern chromosome 15, ASM2049712v1, whole genome shotgun sequence, one genomic window encodes:
- the LOC123350511 gene encoding olfactory receptor 9K2-like, producing the protein MLSSLATSKDISFPGCVVQFFLFSFCASNELCLLAVTAYDRFVAICNPLLYYVILSKRVCFQLVAGSSLCACVNATVHTCTEFSLSFSHLTVLNHFFCDIRPLRETSCSYFRINKLMHFIFAAIEIIGTVFTILISYTYIIFAILRIHSRAGRHKAFSTCASHLTVISFL; encoded by the coding sequence ATGCTCAGTTCCCTAGCGACGAGTAAAGACATTTCTTTCCCTGGGTGTGTGgttcagtttttcctcttctccttctgtGCCAGCAATGAGCTTTGCCTCCTGGCTGTGACAGCCTACGATCGCTTTGTGGCCATCTGCAACCCACTGCTTTATTATGTCATCCTGTCCAAGAGAGTCTGCTTCCAGCTGGTGGCTGGATCTTCCCTATGCGCCTGTGTCAATGCCACTGTGCATACGTGTACTGAATTCAGTCTGTCCTTCAGCCACCTCACTGTCCTCAATCATTTCTTCTGCGATATTCGCCCACTCCGAGAAACCTCCTGCTCTTACTTTCGCATCAATAAGCTCATGCATTTCATCTTTGCAGCCATAGAAATAATAGGCACTGTTTTCACCATCCTCATCTCCTACACTTACATCATCTTTGCCATCCTGAGGATCCACTCCAGGGCAGGAAGgcacaaagccttctccacctgcgccTCCCACCTGACTGTCATTTCCTTCTTATAG